In the Duncaniella freteri genome, one interval contains:
- a CDS encoding potassium channel family protein, which yields MSSANTVPATVPERPRRPRIIEVMNLIVLILSVLLIVFISVDTFKKVNFLENHSYMVFQLWVCIFFIADFFMELTYSDKKWSFVRRRLAFLLLSIPYLNIINLTGMHLSGDVLYFVRFIPLARGALAMSIVIGYLSSNAVTSLFMSYIVILLMITYFCSLIFYAMEQPVNYQVTTYWSALWWALMNMSTVGCDISPVTVAGKIVAVILPIAGMIVFPLFTVYLTNFLTGYVKGMAEK from the coding sequence ATGTCATCCGCAAATACCGTCCCGGCAACTGTGCCTGAAAGACCGAGAAGACCACGAATAATCGAGGTGATGAACCTCATCGTGCTAATACTGTCGGTGCTGCTCATTGTGTTCATTTCGGTAGACACCTTTAAGAAAGTCAATTTTCTGGAGAACCATTCCTATATGGTATTTCAGCTATGGGTGTGCATTTTCTTTATTGCCGATTTCTTTATGGAGCTGACCTATAGCGACAAGAAATGGTCGTTCGTGAGGCGCAGGCTCGCATTCCTGCTGCTGTCGATCCCCTATCTCAATATAATAAACCTTACAGGGATGCATCTGTCGGGCGATGTGCTCTACTTCGTGCGGTTCATACCTCTGGCACGCGGCGCGCTTGCCATGTCGATAGTGATCGGATATCTGTCGAGCAATGCTGTGACAAGCCTGTTCATGTCGTATATAGTGATCCTGCTTATGATCACATATTTCTGTTCGCTCATATTCTATGCAATGGAGCAGCCGGTCAACTATCAGGTGACCACCTATTGGTCCGCATTATGGTGGGCACTGATGAACATGTCGACTGTGGGCTGCGACATATCGCCAGTGACTGTAGCCGGGAAAATAGTAGCAGTGATCCTCCCCATAGCAGGGATGATCGTATTCCCGCTGTTCACAGTGTATCTCACAAATTTCCTGACGGGTTATGTGAAAGGGATGGCAGAGAAATAA
- a CDS encoding RNA polymerase sigma factor, producing the protein MFNYDHIYKSFRSGKLEPFYENLYPGLLVYASRQLGDELSYLAEDCVQDAVMDSFNERHRLGNSMAWYSYMLKSIFHSSVSLVRKNNSRNNYLDSGVAEQATPDLDVAILEQEALDMLYQAIETLPQKYRVILRMSFVEGLRNAEIAKRLGIAEITVKKQKAQMLAMLRDKLQLPPHYIFLIIKLLHLYTIIICDMVEHRCLNIS; encoded by the coding sequence GTGTTTAATTACGACCACATCTATAAATCCTTCCGTTCAGGGAAGCTTGAACCCTTCTACGAGAATTTATATCCCGGGCTGCTTGTTTATGCCTCAAGGCAGCTCGGGGATGAATTATCCTATCTGGCAGAGGACTGTGTGCAGGATGCAGTGATGGATTCATTCAATGAGCGTCACAGGCTCGGGAATTCAATGGCATGGTATTCCTACATGCTTAAGAGCATATTCCACAGTTCGGTAAGCCTGGTGAGGAAGAATAATTCACGTAACAACTACCTTGATTCAGGGGTTGCAGAGCAAGCAACTCCCGACCTTGATGTGGCGATTCTTGAACAGGAGGCACTGGATATGCTCTACCAGGCAATAGAGACACTGCCACAGAAGTATCGTGTAATACTCAGAATGAGCTTTGTAGAGGGGCTCAGGAATGCCGAAATAGCCAAGAGACTGGGGATTGCTGAAATCACGGTAAAAAAGCAGAAAGCCCAGATGCTGGCAATGCTGCGCGACAAGCTGCAATTACCCCCCCATTATATTTTCCTTATTATCAAGTTATTACACTTATATACAATAATTATATGTGACATGGTGGAGCATCGGTGTCTAAACATATCTTAA